A single Paenibacillus kribbensis DNA region contains:
- a CDS encoding NAD(P)-dependent malic enzyme, which produces MSSLLDEIRELHAGGKMETLPKKPIESMEGLSKVYTPGVAEICMEIANDPAKAYQLTIKKNTVAVVSDGTAVLGLGDIGPEAAMPVMEGKAVLFKQFAGVDAFPICLNTKDPDEIIQIVKMISPAFGGINLEDISSPRCFEIERRLKEELDIPVFHDDQHGTAVVVLAGLVNALKVCGKKMEDVKVVFAGIGAAGMACSRMLLKAGVRNLIGVDRQGAIHRGVEYSNPHWTEYANMTNPQNLSGSLSEVIVGADVFIGVSGPDLLTVEDIQSMAADPIVFAMANPKPEIDPALAAPHVRVLATGRSDFPNQINNVLCFPGIFRGALDCHATTINEEMKLAAGLAIADAISPEELSETYIIPNVFNPKVVQKVREAVIRAAWETGVAKAGEMPAAVLHPEKS; this is translated from the coding sequence ATGAGTAGTTTATTGGATGAAATCAGAGAATTACACGCAGGTGGCAAAATGGAGACCTTACCGAAAAAGCCGATCGAGTCGATGGAAGGGTTATCTAAAGTTTACACGCCGGGTGTGGCGGAAATTTGCATGGAAATTGCGAACGACCCGGCCAAAGCGTACCAGCTCACAATCAAAAAAAATACAGTAGCCGTCGTCTCGGACGGAACAGCGGTGCTTGGATTAGGAGATATCGGCCCGGAGGCCGCGATGCCTGTGATGGAGGGTAAGGCGGTGCTGTTTAAACAGTTTGCAGGCGTCGATGCTTTTCCAATCTGTCTCAATACGAAGGACCCTGATGAAATTATTCAAATCGTCAAAATGATTTCTCCTGCTTTTGGAGGCATTAATCTGGAGGATATCTCTTCACCACGCTGTTTTGAGATCGAGAGACGATTGAAAGAGGAACTGGACATTCCGGTATTTCATGATGATCAGCACGGTACGGCAGTCGTCGTATTAGCTGGCCTGGTCAATGCACTGAAGGTATGCGGCAAGAAAATGGAGGATGTCAAAGTTGTATTTGCAGGTATCGGTGCGGCTGGTATGGCTTGCTCTCGTATGCTGCTCAAGGCAGGTGTGCGCAATCTGATTGGCGTTGATCGACAAGGAGCCATTCATCGTGGAGTGGAATACAGCAACCCGCATTGGACAGAGTATGCCAATATGACCAATCCCCAAAATCTGAGTGGTAGTTTATCCGAGGTGATTGTGGGAGCTGATGTTTTCATCGGTGTGTCAGGCCCGGATTTATTGACTGTGGAGGATATTCAGAGCATGGCCGCTGATCCTATCGTTTTTGCCATGGCGAATCCTAAGCCCGAGATTGACCCGGCTTTAGCAGCGCCGCACGTACGTGTATTGGCCACAGGCCGCTCCGATTTTCCAAATCAGATTAATAATGTGCTGTGCTTCCCGGGAATTTTCCGGGGTGCACTGGACTGCCATGCCACGACGATTAATGAAGAAATGAAACTGGCTGCCGGGCTTGCCATTGCGGATGCGATCAGTCCCGAAGAGCTAAGTGAAACTTATATCATACCTAATGTGTTTAATCCAAAGGTGGTGCAAAAGGTTCGGGAAGCTGTCATTCGCGCTGCTTGGGAGACGGGGGTAGCCAAGGCAGGAGAGATGCCCGCCGCTGTCCTGCATCCGGAAAAGTCATAA
- a CDS encoding YfhD family protein, giving the protein MPTNKRYDKVLTKTEKIKRAQSAKNEDVEFSAEQADAQDLEAIRRSEAADRRQERIINDSE; this is encoded by the coding sequence ATGCCAACAAACAAACGATACGATAAAGTGCTGACCAAAACGGAGAAAATCAAGCGTGCGCAATCTGCCAAAAACGAGGATGTTGAGTTCTCGGCAGAGCAGGCAGATGCTCAGGATTTGGAAGCGATTCGGCGGAGCGAAGCAGCTGATCGTCGTCAGGAGCGTATCATAAACGACAGCGAGTAG
- the prmA gene encoding 50S ribosomal protein L11 methyltransferase, whose translation MLWNEITIHTSEEAVEMISNFLHEAGAGGVSIEESGSLNKPRDTSYGQWYDRPLNDIPEGQAIIKGYFAEEVDMDSIRSQIEPRVEQLRTFDIDPGEVKYELKTVNEDDWANAWKQYFKPLRVSDRLTIKPTWEDYEPASEDEKIIELDPGMAFGTGTHPTTSLCLRTLESVIKGGEEVIDVGTGSGILAIGAVKLGAKHVLALDLDPVAVSSARENTRLNGLEERITIKESDLLSVLNASDPTLGIQLPVKLVVANILAEIILLFIDDVYKALEPGGTYIASGIWKNKEEVVETALKAAGFEIAEIRRDEDWLAFVARKR comes from the coding sequence ATGCTGTGGAATGAAATAACAATACATACAAGTGAAGAAGCCGTCGAAATGATTTCGAATTTTCTGCACGAAGCAGGTGCGGGAGGGGTTTCCATTGAAGAATCCGGTTCGCTCAACAAACCGCGGGATACGTCTTACGGGCAGTGGTATGATCGCCCTCTGAACGACATTCCTGAAGGACAAGCGATCATCAAGGGCTATTTTGCCGAAGAAGTGGACATGGACAGCATACGTTCACAAATTGAGCCGCGTGTTGAACAATTAAGAACCTTCGATATTGACCCTGGTGAGGTAAAGTATGAGCTGAAAACGGTCAATGAGGATGACTGGGCAAATGCCTGGAAGCAATATTTCAAGCCTTTACGTGTATCGGATCGTTTAACGATCAAACCGACTTGGGAGGACTATGAGCCTGCAAGTGAGGATGAAAAAATCATTGAGCTGGACCCTGGTATGGCCTTTGGCACTGGGACGCATCCTACGACATCACTTTGCCTGAGAACACTGGAATCTGTGATTAAGGGTGGAGAGGAAGTCATTGATGTCGGTACTGGCTCCGGTATTTTGGCCATTGGGGCTGTAAAACTGGGGGCGAAGCATGTGCTTGCCCTGGACTTGGACCCGGTAGCGGTATCAAGCGCGCGAGAAAATACGCGTCTGAATGGACTGGAAGAGCGCATTACTATTAAGGAGAGCGATTTGCTGTCCGTGCTCAATGCAAGCGATCCAACGCTGGGTATTCAGCTGCCGGTTAAGCTGGTGGTTGCCAATATTTTAGCCGAGATTATTTTGCTGTTCATTGATGATGTCTATAAGGCTCTGGAGCCAGGCGGTACTTATATTGCTTCAGGGATTTGGAAGAACAAAGAAGAGGTTGTCGAAACTGCGTTAAAGGCAGCTGGCTTTGAAATTGCCGAAATACGCCGCGATGAAGATTGGCTGGCGTTTGTGGCGAGAAAGAGGTAA
- a CDS encoding site-2 protease family protein, whose product MDFLQSIFRVNLNVLPFYLLAVIISFTVHEFAHAYYANKFGDPTAKLLGRVTLNPAVHIDLLGTLLLLIGGFGWAKPVPVNRDNFNRPRLMGIIVSAAGPLSNLLLAFVTTLIYAMLLHFQVLPGMENQRVAQAIYLFINALINLNLFLFIFNLIPLPPLDGYRIVEDVAPTPVRRKLQQFEQWSIFIFLLILVIPQVRAVTIEPLYTLAQVIYIQFLQFSFYITGLFGA is encoded by the coding sequence ATGGATTTTTTACAAAGTATTTTTCGCGTAAATTTAAATGTTCTTCCATTTTATTTACTGGCTGTGATTATATCCTTTACGGTGCATGAGTTTGCACATGCGTATTATGCCAATAAATTTGGTGATCCCACAGCCAAGCTGCTTGGGCGCGTGACTTTAAATCCAGCTGTGCATATTGATTTGCTGGGTACGCTGTTGCTGCTGATCGGGGGCTTTGGCTGGGCCAAGCCTGTTCCGGTTAACCGTGACAATTTCAACCGTCCGCGCCTCATGGGCATTATTGTTTCAGCTGCTGGTCCGCTGAGTAACCTGCTGCTTGCATTTGTCACTACATTGATCTATGCCATGCTGCTTCATTTTCAAGTGCTGCCGGGCATGGAGAACCAGCGGGTAGCTCAGGCGATTTATCTGTTTATCAATGCACTGATCAATTTGAATCTGTTTTTGTTTATCTTCAACTTGATCCCACTGCCTCCGCTGGATGGGTACCGGATTGTGGAGGATGTGGCTCCAACTCCTGTGCGCCGCAAGCTTCAGCAGTTTGAACAGTGGTCCATCTTTATTTTTCTGCTTATACTGGTCATTCCGCAGGTGCGGGCTGTAACGATTGAACCTCTTTACACGCTGGCCCAAGTGATATATATACAGTTTTTGCAGTTCTCTTTTTACATCACCGGATTATTTGGAGCCTAA
- a CDS encoding 16S rRNA (uracil(1498)-N(3))-methyltransferase, with protein sequence MQRYFIPAEQFLEDHVIVAGEDARHIAKVMRGRSGDKIIVSDGVSREALAALDTIEQDHVTATIVELLEMTSEPHVQVTIAQSLPKGDKMETVMQKCTEIGAAGFIPFLSERTVVQYDAKKEGKRLERWRKIVKEAAEQSHRNRIPEISAPMTWKELLASFAGYDLICYCYEKEQGRQLRDVIQPLAGPWASADKPRVLLVVGPEGGFTEAESLEAEQAGAQSTGLGRRILRAETAGMAALACILYETGEMGGI encoded by the coding sequence ATGCAGCGTTATTTTATTCCGGCAGAGCAATTTCTGGAAGATCACGTGATTGTTGCGGGCGAGGATGCGCGGCATATCGCTAAAGTCATGCGCGGCCGCAGCGGTGACAAAATTATAGTCAGTGACGGGGTATCCAGAGAAGCGCTAGCTGCGCTGGATACGATTGAGCAGGATCATGTTACGGCGACGATCGTCGAGCTGCTGGAGATGACCTCTGAACCGCATGTGCAGGTCACCATAGCCCAAAGTCTTCCTAAAGGAGACAAGATGGAGACGGTGATGCAAAAATGTACAGAAATCGGAGCAGCGGGCTTTATACCGTTTTTGTCCGAGCGTACAGTCGTGCAGTATGATGCCAAAAAAGAAGGCAAGCGATTGGAGCGCTGGCGCAAGATTGTGAAGGAAGCGGCTGAGCAAAGCCATCGTAATCGGATTCCCGAAATTAGCGCACCCATGACGTGGAAAGAGCTGCTGGCTTCTTTTGCGGGGTATGATTTGATATGCTATTGTTATGAAAAAGAGCAGGGGCGGCAGCTACGGGATGTGATCCAGCCTTTGGCAGGACCATGGGCGTCGGCAGATAAGCCGCGTGTTCTGCTGGTGGTGGGCCCGGAAGGCGGCTTCACTGAAGCGGAAAGCCTGGAGGCCGAGCAGGCCGGGGCTCAGTCTACAGGGCTGGGAAGACGTATTTTGCGTGCAGAGACCGCAGGTATGGCTGCATTGGCGTGCATTTTATATGAGACAGGAGAAATGGGAGGGATTTAA
- the mtaB gene encoding tRNA (N(6)-L-threonylcarbamoyladenosine(37)-C(2))-methylthiotransferase MtaB, which translates to MPSVAFYTLGCKVNFYDTEAIWQLFKKEGYEQVDFDEQTADVYLINTCTVTNTGDKKSRQIIRRAIRRNPDAIVAVTGCYAQTSPAEIMDIPGVDLVIGTQDRDKIIPFVKEIQESRQPVNAVRNIMKTRVFEEMDVPDFAHHTRAFLKIQDGCNNFCTFCIIPWSRGLSRSRDAASIIAQARQLVHAGYKEIVLTGIHTGGYGDDMENYDLSDLLWDLEKVEGLERIRISSIEASQIDEKMLDVLKRSNKLVRHFHIPLQAGDDTVLKRMRRKYTTEEFYNKMFMIRKAMPDVAITTDVIVGFPGETDEMFRNGYELMKKINFSEMHVFPYSKRTGTPAARMEDQVDEDVKNARVHELIELSEQMQLAYAEKFVGQVLEVIPEVAPKGTEGSGILYGYSDNYIQLVFEGTEDLVGKVCQVKLTKAGINESEGQLVRVLENGLQTAL; encoded by the coding sequence ATGCCATCAGTGGCATTTTACACCTTGGGCTGTAAAGTAAACTTTTATGATACGGAAGCAATCTGGCAGCTATTCAAAAAAGAAGGCTATGAGCAGGTGGATTTTGATGAGCAGACTGCTGATGTTTATTTGATTAATACATGTACGGTTACGAATACTGGTGATAAAAAGAGCCGTCAGATTATTCGTCGCGCGATTCGCCGAAATCCAGATGCTATTGTGGCAGTAACGGGCTGCTATGCTCAAACTTCTCCTGCTGAAATTATGGATATTCCCGGTGTCGATCTCGTAATTGGTACACAGGATCGGGACAAGATTATTCCGTTTGTGAAGGAGATTCAAGAGTCACGTCAACCGGTGAATGCCGTGCGTAATATTATGAAGACTCGTGTGTTTGAGGAAATGGATGTGCCTGATTTTGCTCACCATACCCGTGCGTTTTTGAAAATTCAGGATGGCTGCAATAACTTCTGTACCTTCTGCATCATCCCGTGGTCGCGCGGTCTATCCCGTAGCCGTGATGCCGCGAGCATTATCGCACAGGCGCGTCAGTTGGTGCATGCGGGCTATAAGGAAATTGTACTCACAGGTATTCATACTGGCGGCTATGGTGACGATATGGAAAATTATGACCTGTCCGATCTGTTGTGGGATTTGGAGAAGGTGGAAGGGCTGGAACGCATTCGTATCAGCTCGATTGAAGCCAGCCAGATCGATGAAAAAATGCTTGATGTGCTGAAACGCTCCAACAAGCTGGTTCGTCATTTTCACATACCGCTTCAGGCAGGAGACGACACCGTGCTGAAACGGATGCGCCGCAAGTACACGACAGAAGAATTTTATAACAAGATGTTTATGATTCGAAAAGCAATGCCGGATGTGGCGATTACAACAGATGTGATTGTCGGATTCCCCGGGGAAACGGACGAAATGTTCCGCAACGGCTATGAGCTGATGAAAAAAATCAATTTCTCAGAAATGCACGTATTCCCGTATTCCAAGCGCACTGGAACGCCTGCGGCACGTATGGAGGATCAGGTCGACGAGGACGTGAAAAATGCACGTGTGCATGAGCTGATTGAACTGTCAGAGCAAATGCAGCTGGCGTATGCTGAGAAGTTTGTAGGTCAGGTGCTGGAGGTCATTCCGGAAGTTGCGCCGAAAGGGACCGAAGGTAGTGGCATACTCTATGGTTATAGTGACAATTACATTCAACTGGTATTTGAAGGTACTGAAGATCTGGTCGGCAAGGTGTGCCAAGTGAAGCTGACGAAGGCGGGCATTAATGAAAGTGAAGGTCAATTGGTTCGCGTACTGGAGAATGGACTGCAAACAGCTCTTTAA
- a CDS encoding NUDIX hydrolase, which yields MAAKKEISAGGVVFRKQGEQLEIQLITDRYGKVSLAKGKMEPGETIEQTALREIREETGLNGRIIQHVDMIAYTYQHAEYGEVDKEVHYYLVEALDGDLQAQIEEIKGVAWHTPEEAWRLQRQGGYDNNDVILSKALSMLGLNV from the coding sequence ATGGCAGCAAAAAAGGAAATTTCAGCAGGCGGTGTGGTGTTTCGCAAACAGGGGGAGCAGCTTGAAATCCAGCTGATTACCGACCGATATGGCAAGGTATCCCTGGCTAAAGGCAAAATGGAGCCGGGAGAAACGATCGAACAAACGGCTTTACGTGAAATCCGCGAGGAAACAGGGCTAAACGGGCGAATTATTCAGCATGTGGATATGATTGCTTATACGTACCAGCACGCTGAATATGGGGAAGTGGACAAGGAAGTTCATTATTATCTCGTAGAGGCACTGGATGGAGATTTACAGGCGCAGATCGAAGAAATAAAAGGTGTCGCGTGGCATACGCCTGAGGAAGCATGGCGTCTCCAGCGCCAAGGTGGATATGATAATAATGATGTCATTCTGAGCAAGGCGCTGTCTATGCTGGGACTTAACGTTTAA
- a CDS encoding Na/Pi cotransporter family protein translates to MFIHVILPLCGGLLIFLGGMKLMEAALRHLAGPFLTRWLNRATVSPWRGLLFSSCITALLQSSTAVTVLTIGLVNAELLSYGRTLGIILGTNIGTCLVTELMGLQLGKVAVPLLCGSLLCWSTAVLWGEAVPGRQYVSAGAPHGSNGLSRPQTVQFISLAFAGFSLILIGIRVMQAVGPWIEQAGLFRWFLDHAAANMWWAFAAGACLTALVHSSAAVIGMAISLAAAGALPVDVGIAIVIGSNVGTCVTALIAAVGGSTSGKFVAWSHVLLNVGGALLFMPLIPGLEMAAAWISAEPGAKVAHAQTLFNVISSLIALPACYLPVWTRLEQRMSHPRIKR, encoded by the coding sequence GTGTTTATACACGTTATTTTGCCGCTGTGCGGTGGGCTGCTTATTTTTTTGGGCGGAATGAAGCTGATGGAAGCTGCTCTCCGCCATTTGGCTGGCCCCTTCCTTACTCGCTGGCTGAACCGGGCCACCGTCTCCCCTTGGCGGGGCTTGCTGTTCAGCTCATGCATTACCGCCCTGCTGCAAAGCAGCACCGCCGTAACGGTGCTGACCATCGGGCTGGTCAATGCTGAGCTTTTATCCTACGGCCGTACGCTCGGCATCATCCTCGGCACCAATATCGGCACCTGCCTGGTCACCGAACTGATGGGGCTGCAGCTGGGCAAAGTGGCTGTGCCGCTGCTATGTGGCTCACTGCTATGCTGGAGCACCGCCGTCCTGTGGGGAGAAGCTGTCCCCGGCCGCCAGTATGTATCTGCCGGAGCTCCCCACGGCTCCAATGGACTCAGCCGCCCGCAGACTGTACAATTTATCAGCCTTGCCTTTGCCGGATTTTCGCTGATTCTGATCGGCATCCGTGTAATGCAAGCAGTCGGCCCATGGATTGAGCAGGCCGGACTATTCCGCTGGTTTCTGGATCACGCTGCGGCCAACATGTGGTGGGCCTTCGCCGCCGGAGCCTGCCTGACTGCACTGGTCCACAGCAGCGCAGCCGTTATCGGCATGGCGATCAGCCTTGCGGCCGCAGGTGCCTTGCCGGTCGATGTTGGGATCGCCATTGTCATCGGCTCCAATGTAGGCACATGCGTGACTGCTTTGATCGCCGCTGTAGGCGGCAGCACGTCCGGCAAATTTGTGGCCTGGTCCCATGTGCTGCTGAATGTAGGCGGAGCCTTGCTTTTTATGCCGTTGATCCCCGGGCTGGAAATGGCTGCCGCCTGGATATCCGCCGAGCCCGGAGCCAAGGTCGCCCATGCCCAAACCCTGTTCAACGTGATCAGCTCTCTGATCGCCTTGCCCGCTTGCTATTTACCTGTATGGACTCGCTTAGAGCAACGCATGTCTCACCCTAGAATTAAACGTTAA
- a CDS encoding class I SAM-dependent rRNA methyltransferase, protein MPSVILERGRKKRLEHAHPWVFKNEIAKVEGDPVAGELVSIVNHQGRYLATGYYNPASQITVRVLSYEPLEAMDKSFFVERFRNCLEHRERFVTGGDAYRLVYGEADFLPGLIVDRFGDVLVVQLLTLGMDRRREEIRDALVEVMGPVGIYERSDVSVRELEGLEQTKGPLYGDCPRHVVVTENGLQIKVDIVEGQKTGYFFDQRENRAAIAPLMTGWGARSGITMQEVAEQGGSGTTVMKPVNKSGKVVEFPFWDGATVLECFSHTGSFTLHACKYGAKKVTCLDISEHAIESARDNVKLNGFEERVEFVVDDAFQYLRNQVKGVEERAARAGGKGDTSKPLTAGGGRTFDVVILDPPAFAKTKSAVKGATRGYKDINLHGMKLVNEGGYLVTASCSYHMRPELFLDTIKEAAADAGKILRLVDWRAAGKDHPQILGVEEGHYLKFAIFEVRSQKQL, encoded by the coding sequence TTGCCTTCAGTAATATTAGAACGAGGCCGAAAAAAAAGGCTGGAGCACGCACACCCTTGGGTGTTTAAAAATGAAATAGCCAAGGTCGAGGGCGATCCGGTGGCGGGCGAGCTGGTCAGCATTGTTAACCATCAGGGTCGATATTTGGCGACAGGCTACTATAATCCGGCTTCACAAATTACGGTGCGTGTGCTATCGTACGAGCCGCTGGAAGCCATGGACAAAAGCTTCTTTGTTGAACGCTTCCGCAATTGTCTGGAACACCGTGAACGTTTTGTGACCGGAGGAGATGCGTATCGGCTAGTGTACGGCGAGGCTGATTTTTTGCCTGGACTGATTGTAGACCGTTTTGGTGATGTATTGGTCGTGCAGCTGTTAACGCTGGGCATGGATCGGCGCAGGGAAGAAATCAGGGACGCGCTCGTTGAAGTGATGGGACCTGTCGGTATATATGAACGCAGTGATGTATCCGTCCGCGAGTTGGAAGGACTGGAACAGACGAAGGGGCCTTTGTACGGTGATTGCCCGCGCCATGTCGTGGTAACGGAAAATGGCTTGCAAATCAAGGTCGATATTGTGGAGGGCCAGAAGACAGGTTATTTCTTCGACCAGCGTGAGAATCGTGCGGCGATTGCACCGTTGATGACAGGCTGGGGTGCGCGCAGCGGAATTACAATGCAGGAAGTTGCAGAACAAGGCGGCTCTGGCACCACGGTTATGAAGCCTGTAAATAAAAGCGGCAAGGTTGTTGAATTCCCGTTTTGGGATGGCGCAACCGTACTGGAGTGCTTTTCACATACCGGAAGCTTTACACTTCATGCATGTAAATACGGGGCCAAAAAAGTAACTTGTCTTGATATTTCCGAGCATGCGATTGAAAGCGCCAGGGATAATGTCAAGCTGAACGGCTTCGAGGAACGCGTCGAGTTTGTCGTCGATGATGCTTTTCAATATTTGCGCAATCAGGTCAAAGGTGTAGAGGAACGAGCAGCCAGAGCCGGGGGCAAGGGGGATACGTCCAAGCCGCTAACAGCTGGTGGCGGACGTACGTTTGACGTGGTTATTCTTGATCCGCCAGCCTTTGCCAAAACGAAAAGTGCGGTCAAAGGAGCTACGCGGGGATATAAAGATATCAACCTGCACGGGATGAAGCTCGTTAATGAGGGGGGCTATCTGGTGACAGCGAGCTGTTCGTACCATATGCGTCCCGAACTGTTTCTGGACACGATTAAGGAAGCGGCGGCTGATGCAGGAAAAATCCTCCGTCTGGTGGACTGGAGAGCAGCCGGCAAGGATCATCCGCAAATTTTGGGCGTGGAGGAAGGCCATTATTTGAAATTCGCGATCTTTGAGGTGCGCAGCCAAAAACAGCTGTAG